The following coding sequences lie in one Trichoderma breve strain T069 chromosome 1, whole genome shotgun sequence genomic window:
- a CDS encoding ankyrin repeats (3 copies) domain-containing protein — MFKRIKKKVSKFGKEKKVDVLSNDGSVAGDQGEHGQSSTPISTIDVQQKLVDLSRSPHDSESVVWPPGDASESNHKALQTPASNTLDSGTASKPTPDLEPESSYGLKELVAQPHDNAEAVDIIAIHGLDGTREGTWTNRDTKINWLCHKDFLPKSIPNARVLSFGYNSKSYFNRGNPGVNDFASELLASINSSRRTPEEKQRPIVFVCHSLGGLVFKKAVIKGHEWDTFYGSLNQKICGVVFFGTPHKGSKLATWDTIGTRVTQAVTLGFASSPSFVEGLVVDSKMLKQISESFVPRAGAYKIRSFYETLFMKGLNCRVVEEESARLDLPNELAIASTSNHSNICKFSSANDQRYKNAIDAILAVMDTGTPKEPYADLDRFFTINYDEVISSVPERHPNTCEWVLDNKVFQDWLSGTGHNIMWLHGYPGMGKSVIARYLVEALEEGSQPSLRPVSSMLAFFFCSYRDKQAVKMGNLVASLIHQLVSFDPGLGNAISRKPPANKSVTDNMKYLWKVLQEVIDAIQKQTLYIVIDALDELEVASWATFLDQFLRILDESTAKVRVVITSRNESAIEKVLSSRSASLDLRNGSKNESDISTYLFDKVYAYGRENDFGEEICKSIHSELVTKSDGMFLWAHLAWEYFIDGVALWTAKLLQEKLENLQHLPPGIDTLYHRILSKVNIKMTEAMRQCFAWILVAARPLTIEEMSIALALRERPSCSADIEIRLNLRNFFKVTCPHLIKIDDKGLVTFVHQSFAEFLRETNVKVDIKRRIANNFRIDYDKARYNSGLDCLVYLALDDFTTETSIWVKSGLWPEINASLFDKYKFLRYSLLWPTHLKDLDDDDAAWDYYVATLEGNDRHIRWAPFNPPSFFLMSNGLRGLLKRSVQHGFYINTLNSDGVHIIHAAIKHFDTNWLRDANFLFGLGADINGKDAFGQTLLHRLIRTEEVEGIKEWIVKPGLNVNSQDKLGQTALHAAARTQQSTVEIIDIIMTKRDVDVNIQDRHGYTPLCLATHWGRKQAAMSLLQVPGIDINKTNSQGESPLLNTIIQGWTDVALLLLDKMDNIDGFHDTVGRNIFHWAVFLNMPEVFQKAISKQGKALEAADNRGWTPLHTAANEGDVFIVQLLLDQRVSATSVNKFCETALHLAASQGHLGVVKLLINYMPLFAVNAKDFNGWTVLHRALISGRDDMSSSYGGILQ; from the exons ATGTTCAAGCGcataaagaaaaaggtaTCAAAGTTcggcaaagagaaaaaagtgGACGTACTCTCCAACGATGGCTCAGTAGCAGGAGACCAAGGAGAGCATGGCCAAAGCTCAACTCCCATTAGCACTATTGACGTCCAACAGAAATTAGTAGACTTGTCTAGGTCGCCACACGACTCCGAAAGCGTAGTTTGGCCACCAGGAGATGCTTCTGAGAGCAATCACAAGGCACTTCAGACACCTGCCAGCAACACCCTGGACTCTGGAACAGCCTCAAAGCCTACACCAGACCTCGAGCCTGAGAGCTCCTATGGCTTGAAGGAGCTTGTGGCCCAGCCACACGATAATGCCGAGGCCGTAGATATTATCGCCATTCATGGATTGGACGGCACTCGTGAAGGAACTTGGACCAATCGAGATACAAAAATAAACTGGTTATGCCACAAGGACTTCCTTCCGAAGAGCATCCCCAATGCTCGAGTCCTTAGCTTCGGATACAACTCAAAGAGTTATTTTAATCGCGGCAACCCTGGCGTCAATGACTTTGCTTCGGAGCTCCTTGCCTcgatcaacagcagcaggagaacgcctgaagagaaacaaagaccgATTGTATTTGTATGTCATAGCCTGGGTGGCTTAGTGTTTAAAAAA GCGGTTATCAAGGGCCATGAATGGGATACGTTCTACGGTTCACTAAACCAAAAGATTTGTGGAGTAGTATTCTTTGGCACGCCTCACAAAGGCTCAAAATTAGCCACCTGGGACACTATCGGCACCCGCGTTACCCAGGCAGTAACCCTTGGCTTTGCGTCAAGTCCAAGTTTCGTTGAGGGTCTCGTAGTCGATTCTAAAATGCTAAAGCAGATCTCTGAATCATTTGTTCCTCGCGCTGGTGCGTACAAGATTCGGAGTTTTTATGAAACTTTATTCATGAAGGGACTTAATTGCCGC GTGGTAGAGGAGGAGTCCGCGCGACTAGATTTGCCGAACGAGTTGGCAATTGCTTCTACTTCAAATCACTCCAACATCTGCAAGTTTTCTAGTGCAAACGATCAACGATATAAGAATGCTATAGATGCCATTCTGGCCGTCATGGATACAGGCACTC CGAAAGAGCCATATGCTGATTTAGACCGATTCTTCACAATAAATTACGACGAAGTCATCTCATCTGTTCCGGAACGGCATCCAAACACCTGCGAATGGGTTCTCGATAATAAAGTCTTCCAAGATTGGCTCTCGGGTACTGGCCATAACATCATGTGGCTCCATGGGTATCCCGGCATGGGTAAATCGGTAATTGCACGGTACCTTGTGGAGGCCCTCGAAGAAGGGAGCCAACCATCCCTTCGTCCAGTCTCATCCATGTTGgcatttttcttctgctcttaCAGGGATAAGCAAGCCGTGAAGATGGGAAACTTAGTTGCCTCATTAATTCATCAACTTGTGTCTTTTGACCCAGGACTGGGTAATGCAATTTCACGAAAACCTCCTGCTAACAAATCGGTCACTGATAATATGAAGTACTTGTGGAAAGTACTACAAGAAGTCATCGATGCTATTCAGAAACAGACTCTATACATTGTTATCGATGCACTCGATGAGCTTGAGGTTGCCTCATGGGCTACTTTCTTGGACCAATTTCTAAGGATCCTGGACGAATCAACAGCAAAAGTCCGAGTCGTTATAACAAGTCGAAATGAAAGCGCAATAGAAAAGGTCTTAAGCTCGCGATCGGCTAGCCTGGATCTCAGAAATGGAAGCAAAAATGAATCTGACATTTCAACCTATCTTTTCGACAAAGTCTATGCTTATGGTCGTGAAAATGACTTTGGGGAAGAAATATGCAAATCAATCCATTCAGAGCTTGTTACAAAATCTGATGGAATGTTTCTATGGGCACATTTAGCATGGGAATACTTCATTGACGGAGTTGCGTTATGGACGGCCAAGCTACTgcaagagaagctggaaaacCTTCAGCATTTACCACCTGGGATTGATACACTGTATCATCGAATCCTTTCAAAGGTCAACATTAAAATGACCGAGGCAATGCGTCAATGCTTTGCGTGGATTCTTGTCGCAGCTCGTCCCTTGACTATTGAAGAGATGTCTATTGCGTTGGCACTTCGTGAAAGACCGAGTTGCTCGGCCGATATAGAGATTCGCCTTAACTTGCGAAACTTTTTTAAGGTGACATGCCCTCATCTTATTAAAATCGACGACAAAGGTCTTGTTACTTTTGTGCACCAATCATTCGCTGAATTCCTCCGGGAAACAAATGTGAAAGTGGATATTAAACGTCGAATCGCAAACAACTTTCGTATCGACTATGATAAAGCCAGATACAACTCCGGTTTGGACTGCTTGGTATACCTTGCGCTAGATGACTTCACTACAGAGACAAGTATCTGGGTGAAATCTGGTCTATGGCCGGAAATAAATGCCTCATTGTTCGACAAATACAAATTTCTCAGATACTCTCTCCTCTGGCCAACACATCTAAAGGATTtagacgatgacgatgcggCATGGGATTATTACGTTGCAACTCTTGAAGGAAACGACCGCCATATAAGATGGGCGCCTTTCAACCCCCCCTCATTCTTTCTTATGTCTAATGGATTAAGGGGTCTGCTCAAGCGGAGTGTTCAACATGGATTCTACATAAACACGCTTAATTCAGATGGAGTTCACATTATCCATGCCGCCATCAAACACTTCGATACCAACTGGTTACGGGACGCCAATTTCTTGTTTGGCCTAGGAGCTGATatcaatggcaaagatgccTTTGGCCAGACGCTTCTTCATCGGTTGATAAGAACCGAGGAAGTGGAGGGAATAAAGGAATGGATTGTGAAACCTGGACTTAATGTTAACTCTCAGGACAAGCTTGGTCAAACAGCTTTGCACGCTGCTGCTCGTACTCAACAGTCGACAGTCGAAATTATAGACATTATAATGACCAAACGGGATGTGGATGTTAATATCCAAGACCGCCATGGCTATACACCATTATGTCTCGCAACGCACTGGGGTCGaaagcaagcagcaatgAGTCTGCTACAAGTTCCAGGCATTGATATAAACAAAACAAATTCCCAAGGAGAGAGCCCGCTTCTTAACACTATTATACAAGGATGGACCGATGTGGCTCTTTTGTTACTTGACAAAATGGACAATATAGACGGCTTTCACGATACCGTGGGCCGCAACATATTTCATTGGGCCGTATTCCTGAATATGCCCGAGGTGTTTCAAAAAGCCATATCAAAGCAAGGAAAGGCTCTGGAAGCGGCTGATAACAGGGGCTGGACACCACTACACACTGCAGCAAATGAGGGAGATGTTTTTATTGTTCAACTTCTTCTGGATCAACGGGTGTCTGCTACTTCGGTAAACAAATTCTGCGAAACTGCTTTACATCTGGCAGCTTCACAAGGACATCTTGGAGTTGTTAAACTGCTGATCAATTACATGCCATTGTTTGCGGTCAATGCAAAAGACTTCAATGGCTGGACTGTATTACATCGCGCTCTCATCTCAGGTAGGGACGATATG TCTTCTTCATATGGCGGCATTCTTCAGTAA
- a CDS encoding nitroreductase family domain-containing protein, whose product MAPTITADQFLAAAKHRRTVYGLKSTSAVSDERVKQIVGEVLSFAPSSYNTQPGRITIVTGEKHKGLWDAITKEAEPILKGAGEEVWKTMSGIFAAHKGAYGSVVFWDSGDAIKEAGTKHQSAAHMFPQFADHSTGMAQILVWTALELEGLGANLQHLQAIPPVEAVIKSYLGVPADYSLKAHLNYGDLAQPHPEAVPEKLPLSETLKVVA is encoded by the exons ATGGCCCCTACCATCACCGCCGACCAGTTcctcgctgccgccaagCACCGCCGCACCGTCTACGGCCTCAAGAGCACCTCTGCCGTCTCCGATGAGCGTGTTAAGCAGATTGTCGGCGAGGTCCTCTCCTTCGCCCCCTCTTCATACAACACCCAGCCCGGCCGCATCACCATTGTCACCGGCGAGAAGCACAAGGGCCTGTGGgatgccatcaccaaggaggCCGAGCCCATCCTCAAGGGCGCCGGCGAGGAGGtctggaagacgatgagcgGCATCTTTGCTGCCCACAAGGGCGCTTACGGCTCA GTCGTCTTCTGGGACAGcggtgatgccatcaaggaggccGGCACCAAGCACCAGTCCGCCGCCCACATGTTCCCCCAGTTCGCCGACCACAGCACCGGCATGGCCCAGATCCTCGTCTGGACCGCCCTCGAGCTCGAGGGCCTGGGCGCCAACCTGCAGCACCTGCAGGCCATCCCCCCCGTCGAGGCCGTCATCAAGTCCTACCTCGGCGTCCCTGCCGACTACTCCCTCAAGGCTCACCTCAACTACGGCGACCTTGCCCAGCCTCACCCCGAGGCTGTCCCTGAGAAGCTGCCTCTCAGCGAGACCCTCAAGGTTGTTGCTTAA
- a CDS encoding s1/P1 nuclease domain-containing protein codes for MKISLEFVVLGLVSLPGAIAWGQLGHYTTAYLASYFVSNSTEAYLKDLLDNKNDDYLAGISTWADDFAHTERGKYTGGWHYIDAHDNPESEDCNVDYERDCKKGGCVISALVNMTDLALDSQNSEKDREFAVKMLVHFIGDLHQPLHNEDIAQGGTQLSVKWQGDERKLHKVWDTLIPEKFTEHLHSRQNRRALEWAQELAGEISHGKFAAEKDSWLKDFDPADSFNTVMKWSNEANDFVCDNVFIDNYEPSQIEGKELSKKDYYNQASSIVEKQVARAGYRIAAWLDEIARNNWHGQDNAEL; via the exons ATGAAGATTTCGCTCGAATTTGTGGTGCTTGGGCTGGTGTCTTTGCCTGGGGCCATCGCCTGGGGTC AACTTGGTCACTATACCACGGCGTACCTTGCAAGCTACTTCGTCTCCAACTCAACGGAAGCCTACCTCAAGGACCTTTTAGACAACAAGAACGATGACTATCTCGCTGGAATCTCCACTTGGGCCGATGACTTTGCACATACCGAAAGGGGAAAGTATACTGGAGGGTGGCATTATATCGATGCTCACGATAATCCAGAATCTGAAGACTGTAATGTCGACTACGAACGTGATTGCAAAAAGGGCGGCTGTGTTATCAGTGCGTTGGTCAATATGACAGACCTAGCTCTAGACAGCCAAAATTCCGAAAAGGACCGTGAATTCGCCGTCAAAATGCTTGTCCACTTTATTGGCGACTTGCATCAGCCGCTTCATAATGAAGACATTGCCCAAGGAGGCACTCAATTATCAGTTAAGTGGCAAGGTGACGAAAGAAAGCTGCACAAAGTTTGGGATACGTTGATTCCTGAAAAGTTCACCGAGCATCTGCATAGTAGACAGAACCGCCGTGCCTTGGAGTGGGCACAGGAACTTGCAGGCGAAATTTCCCATGGAAAATTCGCAGCGGAGAAGGACAGCTGGTTGAAGGATTTCGATCCGGCGGATTCCTTCAACACGGTTATGAAATGGTcaaatgaagcaaatgacTTTGTGTGCGATAACG TCTTTATCGACAACTACGAACCTTCACAAATCGAAGGTAAAGagctgagcaagaaggaTTATTATAATCAGGCCAGCTCCATTGTTGAGAAGCAAGTCGCGCGTGCGGGATATCGGATAGCGGCGTGGCTGGATGAGATTGCTCGTAATAATTGGCATGGGCAAGATAACGCTGAGCTTTGA
- a CDS encoding heterokaryon incompatibility protein (HET) domain-containing protein — protein sequence MKHSLFPFSQSFKYSHRSRYTARLRPVLRCTNQLASQAAPAGQRAYSTSHNNNSNPSPKPIWRRRPSFWALALLVYVVSEFGQGYYIGYWKERNWQAQNNYSWMPWSDTGETAGKDFELVEKDGYAPLVRPLEIRVLILHPGKKGSPIECTLEHRRLGSSKAQFDALSYVWGNPTVTGEITCNNRWRSVGRNLYDALERLRLPDEERVLWIDALCINQADSQEKTQQVRLMGEIYSKAQRVLIWLGNNEAIQAGVGKLASWQPDEKHVDWKLLKPVFTNVLFYQAQAFLIWLGFDSAVNMGVANLEEPQSSAPFDWSALIPVIQSSWFNRVWCIQELVLASNPLIVTRDSMISWDQFARAVLELRTQFDTYRMKTQHRDNQSIENFYFLHDMRQKHKKTRRQRHNLLELLFLTRGFQATDPRDKLFALVGLAGDVLSSDWEVTPNYDLSVAEVYHRFALWHLTRKRQFEIFSFGRGQGLPLSPELEPLPSWVPDLTRPDFAAPLPKLEYLSVNYIDLRYDVLKEFALRKKYFGEAIKVYHADLKYPWWALGRQSDFRPARIAFSQGTAVIHVVGTKIGALEALGTPFDQKIANQEFLGEDSGFASNILHTWAWLNQTWAVAGQNVLGDKYARLPKGTIDAVWRTMVCCMTANGKNAQFTIYSRAAQALYENYLVNAERLGLKHGARSLTQGGEVNKNGQVTINDVVPLTEDLLSKLLLMHTSAVKWCPGRRFAVTDAGDFAAVPKAAQKGDVVCIFNGGRVPYVLRPCVNGNYTLVGECYVDGMMRGEVRDRFPRRSHETSFSIQ from the coding sequence ATGAAGCATTCACTTTTCCCTTTCTCACAGAGCTTCAAATACTCTCACCGCTCTCGATATACAGCACGTCTTCGACCAGTTCTCAGATGCACGAACCAACTCGCATCACAGGCAGCTCCTGCAGGACAGCGTGCCTATTCAACCAGCCATAACAACAATTCCAATCCCTCTCCAAAGCCAATCTGGAGACGCCGACCATCCTTCTGGGCTTTAGCTCTCCTCGTGTACGTCGTATCCGAGTTTGGGCAGGGCTATTACATCGGCTACTGGAAGGAGAGGAACTGGCAGGCGCAAAACAACTACTCATGGATGCCATGGAGCGACACCGGAGAGACAGCAGGCAAAGACTTTGAACTTGTCGAAAAAGACGGATACGCACCACTCGTTCGACCATTGGAGATTCGGGTGCTGATTCTGCATCCTGGTAAAAAGGGCTCTCCGATCGAATGCACCCTTGAGCATCGTCGCCTCGGATCCAGCAAGGCCCAGTTTGACGCCCTCTCATACGTTTGGGGAAACCCAACCGTCACGGGCGAAATCACCTGCAACAACAGATGGAGAAGTGTGGGAAGGAATCTCTATGATGCACTGGAGCGGCTTCGGCTTCCTGACGAGGAAAGAGTCTTGTGGATTGACGCCCTTTGCATCAACCAGGCCGACAGCCAAGAGAAGACGCAGCAGGTTCGTCTCATGGGCGAGATCTACTCAAAAGCACAGAGGGTGCTCATCTGGCTGGGAAATAATGAGGCTATACAAGCGGGCGTCGGCAAGTTGGCTTCATGGCAACCTGACGAAAAACACGTCGACTGGAAGCTGCTCAAGCCTGTGTTTACAAATGTGCTGTTCTATCAAGCCCAAGCTTTCCTCATATGGCTCGGATTCGATAGCGCAGTAAACATGGGAGTCGCAAATCTCGAGGAGCCGCAATCCTCAGCACCGTTTGACTGGTCCGCGCTCATACCCGTCATCCAAAGTTCGTGGTTCAACAGAGTTTGGTGTATTCAAGAGCTGGTCTTGGCATCAAATCCCCTCATAGTCACGCGCGATTCCATGATTTCCTGGGATCAATTTGCTAGAGCCGTGTTGGAGCTCAGAACGCAATTCGACACCTACCGAATGAAGACGCAGCACCGAGACAACCAATCGATCGAAAACTTTTACTTCCTCCACGACATGCGACAAAAGCACAAAAAGACGAGGAGGCAAAGGCATAACCTGCTGGAACTGCTCTTTCTCACTCGAGGCTTCCAAGCTACAGATCCTCGAGACAAGTTGTTTGCGCTCGTGGGCCTGGCCGGAGACGTTTTATCATCCGACTGGGAGGTGACGCCAAATTACGACTTGTCCGTTGCCGAGGTCTACCATCGCTTCGCTCTCTGGCATCTGACTCGCAAAAGGCAGTTTGAAATCTTCTCCTTTGGTCGCGGCCAGGgtcttcctctctccccaGAGCTGGAGCCACTGCCTTCTTGGGTTCCCGACCTGACGAGGCCGGATTTTGCCGCACCACTTCCGAAACTAGAGTATCTCTCAGTCAACTACATCGATCTTCGGTACGACGTGCTCAAAGAGTTTGCACTGCGTAAAAAGTATTTCGGGGAAGCCATCAAGGTCTACCATGCGGACCTGAAGTATCCTTGGTGGGCCCTCGGACGCCAATCCGACTTTCGACCAGCTCGCATTGCATTCTCCCAGGGGACGGCGGTGATACACGTGGTAGGCACCAAAATCGGGGCATTAGAGGCTTTGGGTACGCCGTTTGACCAGAAGATTGCGAACCAAGAATTCTTGGGCGAGGATTCGGGCTTTGCTTCCAACATCTTGCACACGTGGGCTTGGCTCAACCAGACCTGGGCCGTGGCTGGACAGAATGTGCTCGGCGACAAGTATGCGCGGCTCCCCAAGGGCACAATTGACGCTGTATGGCGTACAATGGTATGCTGTATGACGGCGAACGGGAAAAACGCCCAGTTTACCATCTATTCACGTGCTGCCCAGGCCTTGTATGAGAATTATCTCGTCAACGCAGAGCGTCTTGGACTGAAGCACGGCGCTCGCTCACTTACACAAGGCGGTGAAGTCAACAAGAACGGGCAAGTTACCATCAATGATGTCGTGCCTCTCACCGAAGATTTGTTAAGCAAACTTCTCCTCATGCACACAAGCGCGGTGAAATGGTGTCCAGGACGCCGGTTTGCAGTGACCGATGCCGGTGATTTCGCCGCCGTGCCCAAGGCAGCGCAGAAGGGGGATGTTGTGTGCATCTTCAACGGTGGGAGAGTGCCTTATGTTTTGAGGCCATGTGTGAATGGAAACTACACTCTAGTCGGCGAGTGCTATGTGGATGGGATGATGAGAGGAGAGGTGAGAGATCGGTTTCCAAGACGGTCACACGAGACGAGCTTTTCGATACAATAA
- a CDS encoding vacuolar protein sorting-associated protein 62 domain-containing protein — MAGQYSCSFARRLCLSIALLAVQLLCVLSKPTTRDASSSSILAESSRIVPDYVTQYAPLVWLHSDDPFRPADLLQHIRHTTPATNQSSIPNLPKLDLDNLALLNDVDTKGGRIALTSNDDITGLPAWLYGSLPDESGRIANATPCVVILVEKSARDVDAFFFYFYSYDRGDTKHGMHFGDHVGDWEHNMVRFRDGKPTGIYYSQHVSGSAYNWNDKALSMKGGRPFVFSAYGSHANYASTGNHVHDAALVDFCDAGRLWDPVLSAYFYHLDPASFKLTRLFLSGANSSAASNFTSFFYFTGIWGDEQYPDNDIRQKTVPHFGLKRFVSGPQGPIVKNLVRKGLHPDQREKKPWMQWAVGIFMFWYPCCIRGWRLWVSLSVVVGFIILTAFGIRYGIKKYRRTKGYKKLETTDIPLNDMSYREESSGLHRDQDDFEARDER, encoded by the exons ATGGCCGGCCAATATTCATGTTCCTTCGCCCGGCGGCTCTGCCTGAGCATTGCGCTGCTGGCCGTGCAGCTGCTCTGTGTCCTTTCTAAGCCGACAACCCGGGAtgcgtcttcgtcttctatATTGGCAGAGTCGAGTCGCATTGTGCCGGATTACGTGACTCAATACG CGCCGCTTGTCTGGCTACACTCGGACGATCCATTTCGACCGGCTGACTTGCTCCAACACATCCGCCACACAACCCCCGCCACCAACCAGAGCTCCATCCCCAACCTTCCAAAGCTCGACCTCGATAACCTCGCCCTTCTCAACGACGTCGACACAAAAGGTGGAAGAATCGCCCTGACCTCGAACGACGACATTACCGGGTTGCCCGCATGGCTGTACGGATCGCTTCCAGACGAGTCGGGCAGGATTGCAAACGCCACGCCATGTGTTGTGATACTCGTTGAGAAGAGCGCTCGAGACGTcgacgccttcttcttctacttttaCTCGTATGACCGCGGC GATACTAAGCACGGAATGCACTTTGGAGACCATGTTGGAGACTG GGAACACAACATGGTCCGGTTTCGGGATGGGAAGCCCACGGGCATCTACTATAGCCAGCATGTGAGCGGCTCTGCGTACAACTGGAATGACAAGGCTCTTTCGATGAAGGGTGGGCGG CCTTTTGTCTTCAGCGCATACGGATCGCACGCAAATTATGCCTCAACTGG caACCACGTTCATGATGCAGCATTGGTGGATTTTTGTGATGCTGGTCGGCTCTGGGATCCCGTCCTTTCGGCGTATTTCTATCATCTCGACCCTGCCAGCTTCAAGCTGACGcgcctctttctttctggtGCCAATTCCTCCGCCGCGTCGAATTTCACATCCTTCTTCTACTTTACGGGAATCTGGGGCGATGAGCAGTATCCGGATAACGACATTCGACAAAAGACAGTCCCCCACTTTGGGTTGAAACGATTCGTCTCGGGGCCGCAGGGTCCAATCGTGAAGAATCTCGTGCGAAAGGGCCTGCATCCCGACCAgcgcgagaagaagccgtgGATGCAGTGGGCGGTTGGCATCTTCATGTTCTGGTACCCATGCTGCATACGCGGATGGAGGCTCTGGGTATCGTTGAGTGTGGTCGTTGGCTTCATAATTCTGACGGCGTTTGGGATCAGGTACGGAATAAAGAAATACAGGAGGACCAAGGGATACAAAAAACTAGAGACGACGGATATTCCGCTCAACGACATGAGCTACAGAGAAGAGAGTTCTGGCCTACATCGCGATCAGGACGACTTTGAGgcgagagacgagagatga